Sequence from the bacterium genome:
CTCATTCAATGAAGGAATTAGAACAGTCACAGGAACAGACACGGCTACTGCTTGTGCAGTCATTGAGCCTATGGGGGTTAGGATTTTTGGCGCTAACTGTATGTGTGTTGAGGATGCAGAAAAAGTTATTAAAATAATGGGTGAATCTACCTCTTCATTCCTAATTATACAACCAAATGCTGGGACTACGCAAAGTAAAGTGGCTCCTACTGAATTAGCAGAATTTGCAGCAAGATTTGTAAGTTTAGGCGCAAATATTGTTGGCAGTTGCTGTAACTCTACACCTGAGCATACATTCTATATTGCAAAAACAGTGAAAAAGATGACCCCTGTTACAAGAGTTAAAAGGAAAAAGACTTGCATAGCAAGCCGTACCAATGTTGTTTATATTGGAGAGGGTGAGCCATTCTTCACAGTGGGGGAGCGGATAAATCCGTCAGGAAAGCCAAAACTTGAGAAAGAATTGCGAAAGAGGAAGCTTGGTAGGATTAAAGCAGAAGCCATTCGCCAAGTAGAATCAGGTGCTATTGCACTTGATGTAAACATAGGTAATACAAATCACAAATTTATTGCCAATGTGATTCAAGAGTTACAAAATGTTGTTAGTGTCCCATTATTTATTGATTCGCAAGACCCAATAACTATAGAGAATGCACTCAAAGTTTATGCAGGTAAAGCGGGGGTAAATTCTGTTACAGGGTGTGCTGATTTATGCTCTAAAATTTTACCAATTGTCAAGCGATATGGGGCAGCTGTTGTTGGGCTTACTATTGATGAAAATGGGATACCTGAGACCCCGGTTGAGCGTCTTAAAGTTGCTAAAAAGATAATAAAGAGTGCTAAATCTTATGGAATTAGAAAAGAAGATGTTATTATTGATACACTTGTCCTTCCAATCGGTACTTATGAGAAAAGTAGCACAGTTGCTATTGAGACGTTAAGAATGGTAAAAAAGAAACTGAAGGTGGCTACAATTCTTGGAATTAGTAATATCTCTTACGGCCTCCCTGGGAGAGAGTTTATTAACCAATCTTTCCTATCAGCTGCTATTCAAAATGGATTAGATGCCGCAATAATTGACCCATATGATACTCAGCTTATGGGCATCGTTAGTGCAGGCTCACTTCTTGCACAGAGAGATTTGCACGCAAAAAGATATATTGAAACGATTCAACGGTTAACGAATCAACAATTAACGATATTACCGACTAACCCACTTTATAGAGAAATACTGTTAGGAAATAAAGAGTTAATACCCAAACTTATTGATGAAGTTATAAAATTAGGAACAAAACCAATTGAGATTATTAACGAGATTATAATTCCTGCAATAAAAGAGGCAGGTGATAGATACTCAAGAAAAGAGCTGTTCCTACCTCAACTTATTGCTGTTAGTGAAGCTGCTAAAGTAGCTTTTTCTATACTCACCCCGTTACTTCCAAAAAATAGTGATAAAAAGCGAGTCAAAATACTTCTTGCTACTGTTAAGGGTGATATGCATGACCTGGGCAAGAATTTAGTTGGTGCTTTGCTTGAGGCAAATGGATGGCATGTAGTTGACATTGGGAAAGATGTGGATAGGGATGAACTCATTAAGGCTTGTAAGATAGAGCGCCCAGATGTAGTTGGGCTTTCTTGTCTTATGACTACTGCTATTCCAAGTCTTGAGTCTACTATAAAATATCTAATTGAAGAATACCCATTAGCAAAAATTATAGTCGGTGGTGCATGTGTAGATGCACGGATTGCAAAAAGACTCGGCGTCAGCTACGCTAAAGATGCAGTGCAGGCAGTGCAAAAAATAAAATCGCTACTATTCTAACCTATCTTACAGTTTAGCACTGTCAAAAGTTCATCAGGAGAGAATATCATTTTTAGCTGAAATTCTCTCAATATCTCTTATCTCTTTCAACCTCTATCCATTTTTCTTATTCCTTAAAAATCAGCACATACAAGGAGCAAACTCCCTAATCTCATGCACCCTCCAGTATTTAGATTTTAGGAGATGCCTCATAAATTTCAACTAAATTTAGCACACCTTCGTTCCCTCTGTTACTTAACCACGCCATTTTTTCACTCATTCCCATCCCTTTTCCGTTCATTCCTCTCCACAAATCATTCATAATCTGCGTGTATCTGCGGGTCCAATGTTCTCCCTAACTACTAACTACTATCTACTAACTACTTAATAATCGTAAGCTTCCTCGTCGCCGTGAACTTACCTGCCTCCATTTTCACAAAGTAGATGCCATTGGGGAGTTCCTCAAGATTTACCGCAATCTCACGAGAGCCCGCACTGACTCCTATAGTCTTTACCAACTTGCCTGAAAGGTCGTAAATCTTCAAACCGATTCTTTCTCTTTCGCTAATCTCTGACCACTGAATCCTAACCCTTGTAGTAAATGGATTTGGATAGATTGACAATTGACAATCGCTAATTGGTAATTGAGAATCGGAAGTCTCATCAGCCCCCGACGGCCCATCTTTTAACCTTATAAGATAGACATCCCACCTGCCAGCACCAA
This genomic interval carries:
- a CDS encoding homocysteine S-methyltransferase family protein; amino-acid sequence: MKIFSRLTKEILVADGAMGTMLQEAGLPAGALPELWNLTHPERVKSIHMAYIKAGANIITTNTFNANRARLSEFGLAKNIKQINEKAAQIALDVAKPDTIVAGSIGPSGKFLKPFGELDFDKAYKIFYEQAKYLSLAGVDVIIIETMVDILELKAAILGSMDATNLTVIAQLSFNEGIRTVTGTDTATACAVIEPMGVRIFGANCMCVEDAEKVIKIMGESTSSFLIIQPNAGTTQSKVAPTELAEFAARFVSLGANIVGSCCNSTPEHTFYIAKTVKKMTPVTRVKRKKTCIASRTNVVYIGEGEPFFTVGERINPSGKPKLEKELRKRKLGRIKAEAIRQVESGAIALDVNIGNTNHKFIANVIQELQNVVSVPLFIDSQDPITIENALKVYAGKAGVNSVTGCADLCSKILPIVKRYGAAVVGLTIDENGIPETPVERLKVAKKIIKSAKSYGIRKEDVIIDTLVLPIGTYEKSSTVAIETLRMVKKKLKVATILGISNISYGLPGREFINQSFLSAAIQNGLDAAIIDPYDTQLMGIVSAGSLLAQRDLHAKRYIETIQRLTNQQLTILPTNPLYREILLGNKELIPKLIDEVIKLGTKPIEIINEIIIPAIKEAGDRYSRKELFLPQLIAVSEAAKVAFSILTPLLPKNSDKKRVKILLATVKGDMHDLGKNLVGALLEANGWHVVDIGKDVDRDELIKACKIERPDVVGLSCLMTTAIPSLESTIKYLIEEYPLAKIIVGGACVDARIAKRLGVSYAKDAVQAVQKIKSLLF